The genomic interval CTCTGCCGCATCTCGACCCAGGAGAAGAGCGGCATCTTCGCCGAGGTGGTGGGCTTCCGGAGCGGCCGCGTGCTGCTCATGCCGCTCGGCGACCTCGCCGGCGTCTCGCCGGGCAGCCAGGTGATGCTCGTGCGCGAGCGGCCGCTCGTCGGCGTGGGGGACGCGTTCCGCGGGCGGATCGTCGACGGCCTCGGGCGGCCGCTCGACGGCCGCGGCCCGATCGAGCGCGAAGGCGACTACCCGCTCTACGGCCAGCGCATGAACCCGCTCGAGCGCCGTCCGATCCGCGAGCCTCTCGACCTCGGCGTCCGCGCGATCAACGCGCTGCTCACCTGCGGCCGTGGCCAGCGGCTCGGCATCTTCGCGGGCTCGGGCGTCGGGAAGAGCGCGCTCCTCGGGATGATGGCGCGCTACACGCGCGCCGACGTGAACGTCATCGCGCTCGTCGGCGAGCGTGGCCGTGAAGTCCGCGAGTTCGTCGAGCGCGACCTCGGCGCCGGCCTCGAGCGCTCCGTCGTCGTGGCCGCCACGTCCGACCAGCCGCCACTCGTCCGCCTGCACGGCGCATTTCTCGCCGTCGCGCTCGCCGAGTGGTTCCGTGACCAGGACCGCGACGTCCTCCTCATGATGGACTCGCTCACGCGGGTCGCGATGGCGCAGCGCGAGGTCGGCCTCTCCGTCGGCGAGCCGCCGTCGACGCGCGGCTACACACCGTCGGTCTTCGCGGTCCTGCCCCGGCTCCTCGAGCGGGCCGGACAGGCGCCCGACGGCAGCATCACCGGCCTCTATACGGTGCTGGTCGAGGGCGACGACATGAACGAGCCGGTGGCCGACGCCGCCCGCTCGCTGCTCGACGGACACGTCGTCCTCTCGCGGCGCCTCGCGAGCGAAGGGCACTATCCGGCGATCGACCTCCTGGCCAGTCTGTCGCGAACCATGATCGACGTCGCCAAGCCCGAGCAGCTCGCGCAGGCCGCGCGGGTGCGCGGCTGGCTCGCGATCCACCGCGAGGCCGAGGACCTGATCCAGATCGGCGCGTATGCCCGCGGCTCGAGCGCGGCGATCGACGAGGCGATCGCGTGGCTGCCGCTCGTCACGGCGTTCCTCCGCCAGCCGCTCGACCAGCGCGCCTCGTACGAGGAGAGCGTGGCGGCGCTCCAGGGCCTCATCGGCGACTGATGAGCGTGCGCTTTCGCCTGGCCCGCGTGCTCGGCCTGCGGACGCGTCTCCGCGAGCAGGCGCAGGACACCGTGCAGGAGTCCGCGGCGGCGCTCGCCGCCGCCGGCGAGCGGATCGACGCCGCGCGCGCCGTGCAGGACAGTGTGCGCGCGGCGGAGGACGCGTCGGCCGCGACGGGGATCAGGGGCGCCGACCTCGCACGCTCCCGCGCCTACGAGGCGAGCCTCGCCCTCGAGGAAGCGGCGCTGGTCGCCGCCCAGGCACGCCTCGCCGAGGACCTCGAGCGCTGTCGGGCCGTGCTGATCGAGCGCCGGCGCGAGGAGCGACAGCTCGAACGGCTGCGCGAGCGGGCGGAGGAACGGAACCGCGTCGCCGGCGAGCGCGCCGCGGCCGTCCTCCTCGACGACCTCGCACGGAGGAAGCCATGCGCGTGATCAAGGGACTCGTGCTCCTCGGGCTCGCCTTCAAGGTGATGGTGCTCGGGCTCTGGTGCTGGGACAGCGTGGCGCACGCCGAGCGCCAGACGAAGCCGACGGACGCCGTCGCGGAGACCGCGCTCGTGCCGAGCGACCTGCTCGCTCGGAGCCGCGGCTTCCACGACCTGCTCGACGCGGTCCGCCAGCGCGGCCAGGAGCTCGACGAGCGCGAGCAGGCCGTGAAGGCGCGCGCGGCCGCCGTCGACGCGCTCGAGAAGACCGTCGCCGAGGAGGTCGCGCGCCTCGAAGCGCTCGTCGGCGGCAAGGGCGCGCCCGCGCCGGCGGCCGAGGCCGCGGCCGCCGGCGTCGCGGCCGACATCACGAAGATCTACGAGTCGATGAAGGCGGAGGAAGCGGCCCCGATTCTCGACCGCCTGGACGACGCGACCGCGACGGCGATCCTTGGCCGCATGAAGCAGAAGCAGATCGGCGCCATCCTGGCCGCCATGAACCGCGACCGGGCCGTGGCGCTGACGAAGGCACTCGCCGGCGGTTCCTGAGGCCGGCGGTTTGTGCCCGGCCAGGCGAACGTTGCCGGCCGGCGACCGCGACGAACGCGATGACAGGCGAGGTGTCGCGTGGCACCGCGCTTGCTCCGCGCTGTCTCCACGATGGACGTCGCGGCGATTCTGCAGGCGCTCCTCGGCGCGGGCGCTCCGGCGGCGGCGCCGAGCGTCGCGGGCCCGCTCGATGCCACCTTCGCCGCGCTGTTCGCCGCCGCGGCGGGAACGACCCCGGCGGCCGGGGCGACGCCCGCCACGAAGCTCGCGCCGCCCGACGAACACCCCGACGTGCCGCCGGCTCCCACCGCGGATGCCCAGGCGCTCTCGCTGGCCGGCGCGGCCATCGCGGCAGTGTCGCCGCCCGTGGTCCCGAGTGCCACGCCGGTCGCGGCGAGCCCGCCGGCAGCGGCGCCCGCCACCGACGCGACCACCGTGGCCGCTTCGCCGACGGTGGAGCGCCCCTGTGTTCCCGCCGTCGCCGAGCAGGTCCCGGTGCCTGCGGCTCCCGCGGATCCTGCGGCGCCGCTCGCTCGGGCGCAGGCCACCCCGCAGTCCGCTGCGCCGGCCGCCACTCCGGTATCGGTCGAGCCCGATGTTCCGGCGGCGGACGAAGCGCAGGCGAGCGCCGAGCCGGCGGCCCCGACGCGCGTGGCCGAGCATGCTCCGAGCGCCAAGCCGCCCACGCTTCCTCCCGCAGCGCTCCCCGATGCGAAGCCCTCCGAGGAAGCGCCCGCGGCCACCGCGAAGCCGGTGCCGCACGCGGAGACGGCGACCGGAAGCCAGCACGACGATGCCGTTGCGGAGAGCGTCGAGCCGGCCGTCGATCGCGTCGCGCCACGGCGCACCGTCGAGCCTGCTGCGGCGCCGGCGTNNNNNNNNNNNNNNNNNNNNNNNNNNNNNNNNNNNNNNNNNNNNNNNNNNNNNNGTGGCGCTCCCCGCCGCCCGCCGTGCGAGCGAGGGCAGCGAGGCGACCGTCAAGGGCG from Deltaproteobacteria bacterium carries:
- a CDS encoding FliI/YscN family ATPase; this encodes LCRISTQEKSGIFAEVVGFRSGRVLLMPLGDLAGVSPGSQVMLVRERPLVGVGDAFRGRIVDGLGRPLDGRGPIEREGDYPLYGQRMNPLERRPIREPLDLGVRAINALLTCGRGQRLGIFAGSGVGKSALLGMMARYTRADVNVIALVGERGREVREFVERDLGAGLERSVVVAATSDQPPLVRLHGAFLAVALAEWFRDQDRDVLLMMDSLTRVAMAQREVGLSVGEPPSTRGYTPSVFAVLPRLLERAGQAPDGSITGLYTVLVEGDDMNEPVADAARSLLDGHVVLSRRLASEGHYPAIDLLASLSRTMIDVAKPEQLAQAARVRGWLAIHREAEDLIQIGAYARGSSAAIDEAIAWLPLVTAFLRQPLDQRASYEESVAALQGLIGD